CACAACGTAGAAGCCGCAGCACTCGTGCAAGGATTGGGTGATGAAGACGCAAGCGACTGGCTTTGCGCGGGTATCGGGACGGAGGCTGTCGAAAACAGGAGTGTTCTAAAACTTAACGGTATTGAAGGGCATCCGCGCGGCGGTTCACATCGGCTTTGTGGCGTATACGCTTTTACGAGCTACGCGACCCCCTACCTCTTAAGGAACCCCGGCATCGTTACAAGTGTACCTGTGGGTGGCATGCCGCCGCCTGAATCCGAAATCGCGCAATCTTTACAACTGATGGTGGATGACGGAAGGACTGTATTGGCAGTTCAGACAGCGGACTTCTTCGTCGATGTCGATAAACCGTGGCACGTGTTGGAAGCGAACAATCGGTGTGTTGACTATCTTGCAAAACAGGTTACGGCAGATCAGATAGCAGATGGTGCGAAAATCTCGGATGCGGCTGAAATCAACGGACACGTTGTGTTGGGAAAAAACTCCGTGATTGGCCCCCGCGTTGTCGTCAACGGCACGCTCATCGCAGGTGCGAATAATAATATCACAAACGGCGCGATTTTACACGGGCAGATCTTCGTCGGAGACCAGTGCAGAATCAGCGATTATTGCGATGTCGACAGCAGTGCCATCGGTAATCGGTGTATTATTGGGCACGGTGCCGAGATGGCAGGTGTCCTGTTCGATAAGGTCTATCTGTATCATTATTGCGAAATGTCCGGCGTTTTTGGATGTGCGACGGATATTGGCGCAGCAACGGTATGCGGAACGCTCCGATTCGATGATAAGGATACCCCGATAGAGGTAGAAGGCCGTTACGAAATCCCGCCCTACGGTGCGAACGCGACCTATATGGGTGACTATTGCCGGACCGGCGTGAACGCGATAATTATGCCGGGGCGGCGGATCGGTTCTTATAGTGTTGTTGGACCCGGGGTTATTTTGTACGACGATGTACCGAGCAAAACGATGGTGATGGCGAAGCAGGAATTAATTACCAAACCGTGGGGACCGGAACGTTATGGTTGGTAAATGTAGTATAAAGTTGGGTTTCGCTCTATTCTTGGGTGGATACGCAGGTATGTTAGATGCGACGTGTGTTTCGTATACCGCATTAGACTTTTCATTACCGCTCTACCCAACCTACGACACCTAAATTGGTATCTATGCAGCGCGCTGGATATTAGTTTGAAAGGAGATCCTTGAGCAGATTTGTCAATTCGTCATTGTCAGCAGCGAGTTCAAAAACGCGTTTAATTTTGCCTTCACGGGCATCATCGGATTCGGGGGTGCCATCCTCTGGATCCCAGAGCACTTCAAGTTTCTTTGGGTTGAGTCGATCATAGGTAACCTTGACAAGGGTGAAAGGGTAGTTCTCAGGGATAATGACGATCCAATCAATAGTTTCACCACGGGCGGAGTACTGTCTATCTACGGTTAGTTTTGAATCTTGATGGGGTACGTTCTTTTTAACCCACTGCTTGCGATCGAGTGCATCTGTTTGAAAATGACCGACTTCTAACCAATTGCGTCCGGCACCGTTTGGTTTGGTAGTAACTTCAATGCGTTGCATGGCTGTTTGTTCTCCGTTCCGTATTTAGATTTTCCGGCAATCCGCGCGATTAAACATACAAGTTCTGGTAAAAGATTCTAACACGTTGAACCCAAAAAGTCAAGTGTCTGAATTAGGAAGAAGGTCGATTTATGGTGGATTTTACAATTAACTTGACATTTTTCAGTTATAGGCGGGAACTCTGATTAATGTTCCGAAAAATTTGGAATTGAGTTCCGAAGATAAAAAAAAAACAAACAAAATGCGGAGAAATTTAGGTCTTATATGACTAAATATGGATTTTAATCGAAATTAATTTGCATTTTTTCTGAAAAACGAGTATAATTGTAAAAAGGGATAGTATTTTCGCGCAGTTTGCGTGAATATTTGCCTTTAATTGCGTCAGGTTGAAGGGACACGCTTGACATGAAAGTGGAAATGAGATACGGAACCGGCACATTACCGATTGAGATTCCTG
The sequence above is a segment of the Candidatus Poribacteria bacterium genome. Coding sequences within it:
- a CDS encoding NDP-sugar synthase, producing MDTAIVLAAGLGRKVWPYGEFRQKCTIPVANKPIVRRVVENLLEAGCQRIIVVVGHHAQQVRGALADIPNTVFVTQHSLDGTASAVLTALEHLEDQPYLVVYGDTVTTADNLRNFIEEFRSHNVEAAALVQGLGDEDASDWLCAGIGTEAVENRSVLKLNGIEGHPRGGSHRLCGVYAFTSYATPYLLRNPGIVTSVPVGGMPPPESEIAQSLQLMVDDGRTVLAVQTADFFVDVDKPWHVLEANNRCVDYLAKQVTADQIADGAKISDAAEINGHVVLGKNSVIGPRVVVNGTLIAGANNNITNGAILHGQIFVGDQCRISDYCDVDSSAIGNRCIIGHGAEMAGVLFDKVYLYHYCEMSGVFGCATDIGAATVCGTLRFDDKDTPIEVEGRYEIPPYGANATYMGDYCRTGVNAIIMPGRRIGSYSVVGPGVILYDDVPSKTMVMAKQELITKPWGPERYGW